A portion of the Phacochoerus africanus isolate WHEZ1 chromosome 5, ROS_Pafr_v1, whole genome shotgun sequence genome contains these proteins:
- the SAP25 gene encoding histone deacetylase complex subunit SAP25 isoform X2 yields the protein MLPWTPRRWGAGGEPAPEEQGPWMGSDPGQTWDSGEEPETPPQDSPQPRSLRPSWTWKEQLLPWRPPGLAAERSWGTPGPLSPEMTWEVAPSRMTLLTPWDPNYEAQAEPRQVWGPSCASGASFSGRTLCHPSFWPLYEAVSGRGLRPGLTGHWSREQVPRDAGLPVMSCEDVFLSDPLLPCGQRVPLYLSEPPQQVMGSLKLLLPPPIMSPWVLPTPSSGCPTAWLSGPELIALTGLLQMSQGEPRPSFSGAPPPPPGPPDLVSDHPGASGAQSCSHCTDPSLPRTPDTHGP from the exons ATGTTGCCCTGGACCCCCCGGCGGTGGGGCGCGGGCGGGGAGCCGGCGCCCGAGGAACAAGGCCCCTGGATGGGCAGTGACCCCGGCCAGACCTGGGACTCTGGAGAGGAGCCGGAAACACCACCACAGGACAG CCCTCAGCCCAGGTCCCTAAGGCCTTCCTGGACCTGGAAAGAGCAGCTGCTGCCTTGGAGGCCCCCAGGCTTGGCTGCAGAGCGGTCCTGGGGAACCCCAG gtcCTCTGTCCCCCGAGATGACCTGGGAGGTGGCCCCATCAAGGATGACCTTGCTAACACCTTGGGACCCCAACTATGAGGCTCAAGCAGAACCACGGCAGGTGTGG GGACCCAGCTGTGCATCTGGTGCCTCCTTCTCAGGCCGGACTTTGTGTCATCCGTCATTCTGGCCCCTGTATGAGGCAGTCTCGGGCAGAGGCCTCAGGCCGGGTCTGACAGGACATTGGAGCCGAGAGCAGGTGCCAAGGGATGCAG GGCTCCCTGTGATGTCCTGTGAAGATGTCTTTCTCTCAGACCCTCTTCTGCCTTGTGGGCAGCGTGTTCCCCTGTACCTGTCCGAGCCCCCTCAGCAG gTGATGGGCTCTCTGAAGCTGCTGCTCCCACCCCCGATCATGTCCCCCTGGGTGCTCCCCACTCCATCCTCTGGCTGTCCCACCGCCTGGCTCAGTGGGCCCGAGCTGATCGCCCTCACCGGTCTCCTGCAGATGAGCCAGGGGGAGCCGAGGCCCAGCTTCTCCGgggctcccccgccccctcccggccCCCCAGACCTCGTCTCTGACCACCCGGGTGCCAGTGGTGCCCAAAGCTGTTCTCACTGCACTGACCCATCTCTCCCACGAACCCCAGACACCCACGGTCCATAG
- the LOC125127121 gene encoding insulin receptor substrate 1-like: protein MKPRGGGGGGGPTTAPESESADVSLGPLSPWACPADVRLCGHLRKHKSQHRRFFVLRADPPRLECYESEKKFHAGRAAPKLSVSLTGACTISKRVDARQRHLIFLFTADRSLGVAAASEAEQQAWYSALLEARAAAGPSSHEDPEAWLLAPFQDVWPVTLRPKGLGQTRGLGSGGYCLCLGSGVLSLLRKPRGRSSRATQAPPPPALRLSLLSVRRCGHADSFFFLELGRSAPTGPGELWLQAPDAVMAQSIHETVLAAMKRIGDTGAGGRTEPLPRKPPTRASRPSETPASAAQSGSLNRLGCPSERSEQATPKTLAMLGAAASQPEGLGRGGGYITMGARRDYVPMGGGQASSYVVMAPLGLPASAKAAPHQPPLDGGHSEYVSMSRCAPRSLFLSSLPGSYRPGAGEPETGLQGPRLRVGDSWGPTGAQTCLQPPSELAGEYVCIEYADQVATPEPPASCLNYVDLDLVPPLEAGGNAPGARHGPHSYARIEFQNSGEARGRRPWQPPLV, encoded by the exons ATGAAGCccagaggcggcggcggcggcggcggccccacGACGGCCCCGGAGTCTGAGTCGGCCGACGTGTCCCTGGGTCCGCTGTCGCCCTGGGCCTGCCCGGCTGACGTGCGGCTCTGCGGCCACCTTCGGAAGCACAAATCCCAGCACCGCCGCTTCTTCGTGCTCCGCGCGGACCCGCCGCGCCTCGAGTGTTACGAGAGCGAGAAGAAGTTCCACGCCGGCCGAGCGGCTCCCAAGCTCAGCGTGAGCCTGACGGGCGCGTGCACCATCAGCAAGCGCGTGGACGCGCGCCAGCGCCACCTGATCTTCCTCTTCACCGCCGACCGCAGCCTGGGCGTGGCGGCGGCCAGCGAGGCGGAGCAGCAGGCGTGGTACAGCGCCCTGCTTGAGGCGCGCGCCGCCGCCG GGCCCAGCTCCCACGAGGACCCCGAGGCCTGGCTGCTCGCTCCGTTTCAGGACGTCTGGCCCGTGACGCTGCGGCCCAAGGGGCTGGGGCAGACACGAGGCCTGGGCAGCGGCGGCTACTGCTTGTGCCTGGGTTCCGGGGTACTGAGCCTGCTGCGGAAGCCCAGGGGCAGAAGCTCCAGGGCCACCCAGGCACCTCCGCCCCCAGCCCTGCGCCTGTCCCTGCTCAGCGTGCGCCGTTGTGGTCACGCagactctttcttcttcctggagCTCGGGCGCTCAGCACCCACAGGTCCCGGGGAGCTGTGGCTACAGGCGCCCGATGCTGTGATGGCCCAAAGCATTCACGAGACTGTCCTGGCCGCCATGAAGCGAATCGGGGACACTGGTGCTGGTGGCAGGACTGAGCCACTGCCAAGAAAGCCCCCGACGAGGGCCTCCAGACCGTCTGAGACCCCAGCCTCTGCGGCTCAGTCAGGCAGCCTGAACCGTCTGGGGTGCCCTAGTGAGAGGAGCGAGCAAGCAACCCCTAAGACGCTGGCGATGCTGGGGGCAGCGGCCTCACAGCCTGAGGggttggggcggggcgggggctacATAACCATGGGAGCCAGGAGAGACTACGTGCCCATGGGAGGCGGGCAAGCCAGCAGCTACGTGGTGATGGCGCCCCTGGGCCTCCCTGCCTCGGCCAAAGCCGCTCCCCATCAGCCACCTCTGGATGGCGGGCACTCTGAATATGTGTCCATGAGCCGCTGTGCACCACGGTCCCTTTTCTTGAGCTCTTTGCCCGGTTCCTACAGGCCTGGGGCCGGGGAGCCTGAAACGGGGCTCCAAGGCCCTCGTCTGCGCGTCGGAGACAGCTGGGGCCCCACAGGGGCTCAGACCTGCTTGCAGCCGCCGTCAGAGCTGGCCGGGGAGTACGTGTGCATCGAGTACGCGGACCAAGTAGCCACACCCGAACCCCCCGCCAGCTGCCTCAACTACGTCGACCTGGACCTGGTCCCTCCCCTGGAGGCGGGAGGCAACGCCCCCGGGGCCAGGCACGGCCCGCACAGCTACGCCCGCATAGAGTTCCAGAACTCTGGGGAGGCCCGAGGGAGGAGACCCTGGCAACCCCCTCTGGTTTAA
- the SAP25 gene encoding histone deacetylase complex subunit SAP25 isoform X1 — protein MLPWTPRRWGAGGEPAPEEQGPWMGSDPGQTWDSGEEPETPPQDSPQPRSLRPSWTWKEQLLPWRPPGLAAERSWGTPGPLSPEMTWEVAPSRMTLLTPWDPNYEAQAEPRQVWGPSCASGASFSGRTLCHPSFWPLYEAVSGRGLRPGLTGHWSREQVPRDAGTALGPLSSSGNRSRACCPSSFSSPGLPVMSCEDVFLSDPLLPCGQRVPLYLSEPPQQVMGSLKLLLPPPIMSPWVLPTPSSGCPTAWLSGPELIALTGLLQMSQGEPRPSFSGAPPPPPGPPDLVSDHPGASGAQSCSHCTDPSLPRTPDTHGP, from the exons ATGTTGCCCTGGACCCCCCGGCGGTGGGGCGCGGGCGGGGAGCCGGCGCCCGAGGAACAAGGCCCCTGGATGGGCAGTGACCCCGGCCAGACCTGGGACTCTGGAGAGGAGCCGGAAACACCACCACAGGACAG CCCTCAGCCCAGGTCCCTAAGGCCTTCCTGGACCTGGAAAGAGCAGCTGCTGCCTTGGAGGCCCCCAGGCTTGGCTGCAGAGCGGTCCTGGGGAACCCCAG gtcCTCTGTCCCCCGAGATGACCTGGGAGGTGGCCCCATCAAGGATGACCTTGCTAACACCTTGGGACCCCAACTATGAGGCTCAAGCAGAACCACGGCAGGTGTGG GGACCCAGCTGTGCATCTGGTGCCTCCTTCTCAGGCCGGACTTTGTGTCATCCGTCATTCTGGCCCCTGTATGAGGCAGTCTCGGGCAGAGGCCTCAGGCCGGGTCTGACAGGACATTGGAGCCGAGAGCAGGTGCCAAGGGATGCAGGTACTGCCCTTGGTCCTCTCAGCTCTTCAGGGAACCGGAGCAGAGCTTGCTGCCCTAGTAGCTTCTCCTCCCCAGGGCTCCCTGTGATGTCCTGTGAAGATGTCTTTCTCTCAGACCCTCTTCTGCCTTGTGGGCAGCGTGTTCCCCTGTACCTGTCCGAGCCCCCTCAGCAG gTGATGGGCTCTCTGAAGCTGCTGCTCCCACCCCCGATCATGTCCCCCTGGGTGCTCCCCACTCCATCCTCTGGCTGTCCCACCGCCTGGCTCAGTGGGCCCGAGCTGATCGCCCTCACCGGTCTCCTGCAGATGAGCCAGGGGGAGCCGAGGCCCAGCTTCTCCGgggctcccccgccccctcccggccCCCCAGACCTCGTCTCTGACCACCCGGGTGCCAGTGGTGCCCAAAGCTGTTCTCACTGCACTGACCCATCTCTCCCACGAACCCCAGACACCCACGGTCCATAG